In the Candidatus Brocadiia bacterium genome, one interval contains:
- the groES gene encoding co-chaperone GroES — protein sequence MKLRPLGDKVIVERLESAGKTKGGIVLPDTAKEKPKEGKVIAVGEGKLLDDGSRAKPSVKNGDRIVFSSFAGNEIKLEEKEYLIMSEDDILAVLD from the coding sequence ATGAAACTGAGACCGTTAGGAGACAAAGTGATAGTGGAGAGGTTGGAATCAGCCGGCAAAACCAAGGGCGGCATCGTCCTGCCCGATACAGCTAAGGAGAAACCCAAGGAGGGGAAGGTTATCGCTGTCGGTGAAGGAAAACTATTAGACGACGGCTCCCGGGCAAAACCATCGGTAAAGAACGGTGACCGCATCGTGTTTTCTTCTTTCGCCGGTAACGAAATCAAGCTGGAAGAAAAAGAATATTTGATAATGTCAGAAGACGATATTCTGGCTGTGTTAGACTAA
- the groL gene encoding chaperonin GroEL (60 kDa chaperone family; promotes refolding of misfolded polypeptides especially under stressful conditions; forms two stacked rings of heptamers to form a barrel-shaped 14mer; ends can be capped by GroES; misfolded proteins enter the barrel where they are refolded when GroES binds), whose product MAPKRIVYDQEAREAIKEGIKILAKAVKVTLGPRGRNVILEKKFGSPTVTKDGVTVAKEIELKDSYHNMGAQMVKEVASKTSDVAGDGTTTATVLAEAIFVEGLKNVVAGANPLALKQGIEKAVDSIVDELKKMSVKVKGKEEIAQVGTIAANGDKEIGNMIAEAMEKVGKDGVITVEEGKSTKTEVEWVEGMQFDRGYISPYFVTDPQTMEAVLEDAYILIYEKKISSIKEMLPLLEKVAKSGKPLLIIAEEVEGEAIATLVVNRLRGILKCAAVKSPGYGDRRKSMLDDIAILTGGKPIFEDLGIELEKVGLDSLGRAKKIIIDKENTTIIEGAGSTQDIQGRIHQVRKEMETTSSDYDKEKLQERLAKLTGGVAKINVGAVTELEMKEKKARIEDALHATKAAVDEGILPGGGVALLRALSSLDKLKTTGDQSTGVDIIRRALEAPIKQISENAGINGSIVVQRVLEGKGAFGFDADKLEYVDMMKAGIIDPTKVVRSAIQNASSVAALLLTTDAMVAEIKEKKDAPPMPPGGGYGGEEGMY is encoded by the coding sequence ATGGCTCCCAAAAGAATAGTTTATGATCAGGAAGCACGCGAGGCAATCAAGGAAGGCATCAAGATACTGGCCAAGGCCGTCAAGGTCACGCTCGGACCGCGCGGTCGTAACGTCATCCTGGAAAAGAAGTTCGGCTCACCCACCGTCACCAAAGACGGCGTGACCGTAGCCAAGGAAATCGAGCTCAAGGACTCCTACCATAATATGGGCGCCCAGATGGTCAAGGAAGTCGCTTCCAAGACATCCGACGTAGCCGGCGACGGCACCACTACCGCCACCGTTCTAGCCGAAGCCATATTCGTGGAAGGGCTCAAGAACGTCGTAGCCGGCGCTAACCCGCTGGCCCTGAAACAAGGCATCGAGAAAGCCGTCGACAGCATCGTGGACGAGCTGAAAAAGATGTCCGTCAAGGTCAAAGGCAAAGAGGAAATCGCCCAGGTCGGCACCATCGCCGCTAACGGCGATAAGGAAATCGGCAATATGATTGCCGAGGCCATGGAAAAAGTCGGCAAAGACGGCGTTATCACCGTCGAAGAAGGCAAATCCACCAAGACCGAAGTCGAATGGGTCGAAGGCATGCAGTTCGACCGCGGTTACATTTCGCCTTACTTCGTGACCGACCCGCAAACCATGGAAGCCGTCCTCGAAGACGCCTACATCCTGATATACGAAAAGAAAATCTCCAGCATAAAGGAAATGCTCCCCTTGCTGGAGAAGGTAGCTAAGAGCGGCAAACCCCTGTTAATTATCGCTGAAGAAGTCGAAGGCGAAGCCATCGCCACGCTGGTAGTCAACCGCCTCCGGGGCATCCTCAAATGCGCCGCGGTTAAATCACCCGGCTACGGCGACAGGCGGAAATCCATGCTCGACGATATCGCCATTCTGACCGGCGGCAAACCGATATTCGAAGACTTGGGCATCGAACTGGAAAAGGTCGGACTGGATTCCTTAGGCCGGGCCAAGAAGATTATCATCGACAAAGAAAACACCACCATCATCGAAGGCGCCGGTTCCACTCAGGACATCCAGGGACGCATCCACCAGGTGCGCAAGGAGATGGAAACCACGTCGTCCGATTATGACAAAGAAAAGCTCCAGGAACGCCTGGCCAAGCTGACCGGCGGCGTAGCCAAGATAAACGTCGGCGCGGTGACCGAACTGGAGATGAAGGAAAAGAAAGCCCGCATCGAAGACGCCCTCCACGCCACCAAGGCGGCCGTGGATGAAGGCATCCTGCCGGGCGGCGGCGTAGCACTGCTGCGCGCACTGTCCTCACTGGATAAGCTCAAAACCACCGGCGACCAGAGCACCGGAGTGGATATCATCCGCCGGGCTCTCGAAGCGCCCATCAAGCAGATATCCGAAAACGCCGGCATCAACGGCTCCATCGTCGTCCAGCGCGTCCTTGAAGGAAAAGGCGCATTCGGATTCGATGCCGACAAGCTCGAATACGTAGATATGATGAAGGCCGGCATCATCGACCCGACCAAGGTGGTCCGCTCAGCCATCCAGAACGCCTCAAGCGTCGCGGCCCTGCTGTTGACTACCGATGCCATGGTGGCCGAAATCAAGGAAAAGAAAGACGCGCCTCCGATGCCTCCGGGCGGCGGCTACGGCGGTGAAGAAGGAATGTACTAA
- a CDS encoding arginine decarboxylase, pyruvoyl-dependent, whose protein sequence is MTFTPREVFLTNGVGIHKHELASFEEALRDAQIARFNLVHVSSIFPPHCILLPREKGLKKLRDGQITYCVLARNSTNEYRRLVAASIGLAIPADRNHYGYLSEHHGFGKNDEEAGDYAEDLAASMLATTLGIEFDADAAWDKKKAIWKISSQIVKTANITQSAIGAKNGLWTTVVAAAVFVP, encoded by the coding sequence ATGACCTTTACACCAAGAGAAGTATTCCTGACCAACGGAGTGGGCATCCACAAGCACGAGCTGGCCTCGTTCGAGGAAGCCCTGCGCGACGCCCAGATAGCCCGCTTTAACCTGGTCCACGTATCGTCCATCTTCCCGCCCCACTGCATTCTGCTGCCTAGGGAAAAGGGGCTGAAGAAACTGCGCGACGGCCAGATAACCTATTGCGTCCTGGCCCGCAACTCCACCAACGAATACCGACGGCTGGTGGCCGCATCCATCGGGCTGGCCATCCCGGCCGACCGTAACCATTACGGCTACCTGTCCGAGCACCACGGTTTCGGCAAGAACGACGAAGAAGCCGGCGACTACGCCGAAGACTTGGCCGCATCGATGTTAGCCACGACCTTGGGCATAGAGTTCGACGCCGACGCCGCCTGGGACAAAAAGAAAGCCATCTGGAAGATATCGTCCCAGATAGTCAAGACCGCCAACATCACCCAATCGGCCATCGGCGCCAAGAACGGGCTCTGGACCACCGTCGTCGCCGCGGCTGTGTTCGTTCCGTAA
- a CDS encoding tetratricopeptide repeat protein, with amino-acid sequence MSNDDILMISVTTIIILIGVVAILYPIYKKRLNANNSNPPEDVDLLNNIIDTNIPSAETTQETTVPVMLLKNQFEAEALKDLFKEKSIKCMVMPFDDLTYSGVWPLQQGWGVLRVFQKDKTTAEKLITDYRTEKNRELGLPEETTPKTPDDTLAPKNRLLPKILIVILIGVIVGGLIRGIHQTVMGGKSRKPYQKDSLKIDSNPAVKSYILVNSGLDKAKSGDYDKAIIDFSRAIELDPRNDHAYYNRGIVYYDKSKFDLATDDYTKAIELNRGNTDFYYGRGLAYRHKGDFDRAIADYTKTIELDPNYAAAYNNRGDIYYDKGEFDQAIVDYTKTIELEPTNTTAYYNRGLSYYNKGEFDLAITDYTKRIELEPKDINAYYGRGLAYGKKSDFNHAMADYTKMIELDSNNADAYYYRMLIYYEKGYFDKVIADCNKLIELTPNYEYAYYYRGLTYAEKGEVDKSIVDYTKTIDINPKYPDVYYNRSIAYNKEKNYQAAIMDAEMFLKLAPEDTLTPIMKMLIDDCKKKLNK; translated from the coding sequence ATGTCTAATGATGACATCCTGATGATAAGCGTAACCACCATAATCATACTGATAGGCGTCGTCGCAATCCTGTATCCTATATATAAAAAAAGGCTCAATGCGAACAATTCCAATCCCCCCGAAGATGTAGACCTACTTAACAACATAATAGACACAAATATTCCGAGCGCAGAAACAACCCAAGAAACAACCGTTCCGGTCATGTTGCTGAAAAACCAGTTTGAAGCTGAGGCTCTGAAGGACCTATTTAAGGAAAAAAGTATTAAGTGTATGGTTATGCCTTTTGACGACCTGACTTACAGCGGCGTATGGCCGCTCCAGCAAGGATGGGGCGTTTTACGCGTCTTCCAGAAAGATAAAACCACTGCCGAAAAATTGATTACTGATTATCGAACTGAGAAAAATAGAGAGCTGGGCTTACCAGAAGAAACTACTCCCAAAACCCCAGATGATACCCTTGCTCCAAAAAACCGATTATTACCAAAAATATTGATTGTTATATTAATCGGCGTAATAGTAGGCGGACTAATCCGCGGGATTCATCAAACCGTGATGGGTGGAAAAAGTCGTAAACCATACCAAAAAGATTCTTTAAAAATAGACTCAAATCCTGCTGTAAAATCTTACATCCTTGTTAATAGCGGTCTAGACAAAGCAAAATCCGGCGATTATGATAAAGCAATTATTGATTTCTCAAGAGCTATAGAATTAGACCCCAGAAATGATCACGCTTACTATAACCGCGGCATTGTTTACTATGATAAAAGCAAATTTGACCTGGCCACCGATGATTATACCAAAGCAATAGAATTAAATAGGGGAAATACTGATTTTTATTATGGCCGCGGCCTTGCCTACAGGCATAAAGGTGATTTTGACCGCGCTATCGCTGATTACACCAAGACAATAGAACTTGATCCAAACTATGCCGCCGCCTACAACAACCGTGGCGATATTTACTATGATAAAGGTGAGTTTGACCAGGCCATTGTTGATTACACCAAAACAATAGAACTTGAACCAACAAATACTACTGCTTATTACAACCGCGGCCTTTCTTACTATAATAAAGGCGAATTTGATCTGGCCATCACTGATTACACTAAAAGAATAGAATTGGAACCAAAAGATATTAATGCTTATTATGGGCGTGGACTTGCTTATGGCAAAAAAAGCGACTTCAACCACGCTATGGCTGATTACACCAAGATGATAGAACTAGATTCAAATAATGCTGATGCTTATTACTATCGCATGCTTATATACTATGAAAAAGGTTATTTTGATAAAGTAATTGCGGATTGCAACAAGTTGATAGAACTAACACCAAATTATGAGTACGCTTACTATTACCGTGGCCTTACATATGCCGAAAAAGGCGAAGTTGACAAATCTATAGTTGACTATACTAAAACAATAGATATTAACCCAAAGTATCCTGATGTTTACTACAATCGTAGTATTGCATACAACAAAGAAAAAAATTATCAAGCGGCAATAATGGACGCGGAGATGTTCCTTAAATTAGCGCCTGAGGACACCCTTACCCCAATTATGAAAATGCTTATAGATGATTGTAAGAAGAAACTCAATAAATAA
- a CDS encoding HAD-IA family hydrolase, whose protein sequence is MSPANPSRYRLMIFDFDGTLVDSAPGICATARIMTRQFGLRPFTRRRIISSIGAGLDHFLAQLFPARTKKSGMAALITTYRQIYDRKYKTGLKIFPGVKPTLKNLSQRKIIMTIVSNKLKRYVDGINKELGIHEYFDTVLGSDDVKKRKPHPWAVYHLMKKYRVRKEQVLFIGDSEYDVITAQNAGVDCAFLEYGYADRVRMEKLRPRYRLKRLSELRPLA, encoded by the coding sequence ATGTCACCCGCAAACCCCAGCCGGTACCGGCTGATGATATTCGACTTTGACGGCACGCTGGTGGACTCGGCGCCGGGCATCTGCGCCACAGCCCGGATTATGACCCGGCAGTTCGGGCTCAGGCCATTCACACGCCGCCGGATAATCAGCTCCATCGGCGCCGGACTGGACCACTTCCTGGCACAACTCTTCCCGGCACGGACCAAAAAGTCCGGTATGGCCGCCCTGATAACCACCTACCGCCAAATCTACGACCGCAAATATAAAACAGGACTGAAGATATTCCCCGGCGTCAAGCCAACATTGAAAAACCTGTCCCAACGTAAAATCATTATGACCATCGTATCCAACAAGCTCAAACGCTATGTCGACGGCATCAACAAAGAGCTGGGCATCCACGAATATTTCGATACGGTGCTGGGCAGTGACGACGTCAAGAAACGCAAGCCCCACCCCTGGGCGGTCTACCACCTGATGAAGAAATACCGGGTCCGGAAAGAGCAGGTGCTCTTCATCGGCGATTCCGAATACGACGTCATCACCGCCCAAAACGCCGGGGTGGACTGCGCCTTCCTGGAATACGGCTACGCCGACCGGGTCAGGATGGAAAAGCTCCGGCCCAGATACCGGCTCAAAAGGTTATCAGAGCTAAGACCGCTGGCTTAA
- a CDS encoding prepilin-type N-terminal cleavage/methylation domain-containing protein translates to MKDFLMKRNRKGLKGFTLIELLVVIGIILILAGITVPIIGKAITTAHKLRCQSNLRALYHGIFLYDTNFHGYPQGDDYRGAKFWGVLRTMPSPESSILIEEQGSKAHGYFVCPLSGSVPGPGVCDYRGPGYDAGQRTKGATVLGADKTDNHDPEGKGDINILFFGGQIDSYRPDSPEWADADNRLRD, encoded by the coding sequence ATGAAGGACTTCCTGATGAAACGTAACCGCAAGGGATTAAAAGGGTTCACGTTGATAGAGCTCCTGGTGGTCATCGGCATAATATTGATATTGGCTGGGATAACCGTTCCGATAATCGGAAAGGCTATCACCACGGCCCATAAACTGCGGTGCCAGAGCAACCTTAGGGCGTTGTACCACGGAATTTTTCTATACGATACAAACTTCCACGGGTATCCGCAGGGCGATGATTACCGGGGGGCCAAATTCTGGGGCGTGTTAAGGACGATGCCGTCGCCCGAAAGCTCCATCCTAATCGAGGAGCAGGGCTCAAAGGCGCACGGCTATTTTGTCTGTCCGCTGTCCGGGAGTGTTCCCGGTCCCGGTGTCTGCGACTATCGCGGGCCGGGTTACGACGCCGGCCAGCGCACCAAGGGCGCGACCGTGCTCGGCGCGGACAAGACCGATAACCACGACCCGGAAGGCAAGGGCGACATCAACATCCTGTTCTTCGGCGGGCAGATAGACAGCTATCGCCCCGACAGCCCCGAATGGGCCGATGCCGACAACAGGCTCCGGGATTGA
- a CDS encoding HIT domain-containing protein, producing MSDCIFCKIVSGQLPSTKLYEDADALVIMDINPIASGHALLLSKTHYVTLTDAPAGHLASLSAVLLKVVPAILKGTGAEGFNIIQNNQRCAGQLVPHLHFHIVPRKTDDGIRFSRPPSPAAKAEINTMAEAIKKQLI from the coding sequence ATGTCTGATTGCATCTTTTGCAAGATAGTTTCCGGCCAGTTGCCATCAACCAAGCTTTACGAAGACGCAGATGCCTTGGTCATAATGGACATCAACCCCATCGCCTCCGGTCACGCGTTACTGCTATCCAAAACGCACTATGTTACCCTGACTGACGCCCCGGCCGGCCATCTGGCCAGCCTGAGCGCGGTGTTGCTCAAGGTCGTGCCGGCCATACTCAAAGGCACCGGCGCTGAAGGGTTCAACATTATACAGAACAACCAGCGTTGCGCCGGCCAGCTGGTGCCGCACCTGCATTTCCATATCGTGCCCCGCAAAACCGACGACGGCATCCGCTTCAGCAGGCCGCCCAGCCCGGCCGCCAAAGCCGAAATCAATACCATGGCTGAAGCCATCAAAAAGCAGCTTATTTAA
- the rplQ gene encoding 50S ribosomal protein L17 codes for MMHGKRWRKLGRKAHHYRMLQQNLVTALFRHERIITTDTKAKEFRSAAEKLITRAKEYSLHNFRQVLSMLQNEEITNKLFKEIAPRFKDRPGGYTRIIKLGGSRLDMKGGKNLGKWAANRLKDNAPRVIWELVEKSAKPEPKDEKKTKAKTDVKDQKPAKEAKPKKEHKEKVKAKAKA; via the coding sequence ATGATGCACGGAAAAAGATGGCGTAAATTAGGGCGAAAAGCCCATCACTACAGGATGCTCCAGCAGAACCTGGTCACGGCGCTGTTCAGGCACGAGCGCATTATCACCACCGACACCAAGGCCAAGGAGTTTCGGAGCGCGGCTGAAAAGCTTATTACCAGGGCCAAGGAATACAGCTTGCACAACTTCCGGCAGGTTCTGTCCATGCTCCAAAATGAGGAAATCACCAATAAGCTCTTCAAGGAAATCGCGCCCCGTTTCAAGGACCGTCCCGGCGGCTATACCCGGATAATCAAGCTGGGCGGCAGCCGTTTGGATATGAAGGGCGGCAAGAACCTGGGCAAATGGGCCGCCAACCGGCTCAAGGATAACGCCCCGCGCGTTATCTGGGAACTGGTCGAGAAGTCGGCAAAACCTGAGCCCAAGGACGAAAAGAAGACCAAAGCCAAAACGGACGTTAAGGACCAGAAGCCGGCCAAGGAAGCCAAGCCAAAAAAAGAGCATAAGGAAAAGGTCAAGGCAAAGGCCAAGGCTTAA